In one window of Saprospiraceae bacterium DNA:
- a CDS encoding DKNYY domain-containing protein, translating into MFNLFTVLGLLVIFGLIFMSCQSKSHSKSKAKDTGEFTIKGNQVFFEDTEISGMDGATFRILDDYYARDSVAVIWYETYRKSSDYFTSKNIRIKKLEGVNPDQFQVLGYGYGKDPFKLFLNGEQAEIHDLISFRLVNDIFYADKDFVYAYHKKLEGLDGPTFEMAQSHYAKDKNHYYFIQNEAEGKKQLQKIDCDEHTFKILDYPYAVDQEKVFYKDQPIPGLRPSGLKLLGHGYVSDGSAVYFEKVQIKEADAVSFSVFAENDNFLGNFVLAKDKNHVYLQNKIHKLVDASSFQILNDAYNKDAKHVFYRDKIVTGADPATFEVFPHAMGDADARDSRYHYFEGERVSKRED; encoded by the coding sequence ATGTTTAATCTATTTACAGTTTTAGGATTGCTCGTTATTTTCGGCCTTATTTTCATGAGCTGCCAATCGAAAAGCCATTCCAAATCAAAAGCAAAGGATACCGGAGAATTTACCATTAAAGGGAATCAGGTGTTTTTTGAGGATACTGAAATATCCGGCATGGACGGAGCTACTTTTCGCATTTTAGATGACTATTATGCCAGAGATTCAGTAGCTGTGATCTGGTATGAAACCTATCGCAAAAGCAGCGATTATTTTACCAGCAAGAATATCAGAATCAAAAAACTGGAAGGGGTAAATCCGGATCAATTTCAGGTATTGGGTTATGGTTATGGCAAAGATCCCTTTAAGTTATTTCTTAACGGCGAGCAAGCGGAGATTCATGATCTGATTAGCTTTCGGCTTGTAAACGATATTTTTTATGCAGACAAAGATTTTGTGTACGCCTACCATAAAAAGTTGGAAGGGCTGGACGGACCTACATTTGAGATGGCCCAATCACATTACGCAAAAGATAAAAATCACTATTACTTTATCCAAAATGAAGCAGAAGGTAAAAAGCAGCTTCAAAAAATAGATTGCGATGAGCACACATTTAAAATCCTGGATTATCCCTATGCCGTGGATCAGGAGAAAGTGTTTTATAAAGATCAGCCAATTCCCGGATTAAGACCTTCGGGATTAAAGTTATTGGGTCATGGCTATGTATCTGACGGCTCGGCGGTTTATTTTGAAAAAGTGCAAATTAAAGAAGCTGACGCAGTTAGTTTTTCAGTGTTTGCTGAAAACGATAATTTTCTGGGTAATTTCGTACTGGCCAAAGATAAGAATCATGTATATCTTCAAAACAAGATTCACAAGCTCGTGGATGCTTCTTCTTTTCAAATTCTCAACGATGCTTACAATAAGGATGCGAAGCATGTTTTCTATCGGGATAAAATTGTAACTGGCGCAGATCCTGCAACATTCGAGGTCTTTCCGCATGCGATGGGCGATGCGGATGCACGAGACAGCCGGTACCATTATTTTGAAGGCGAACGAGTTTCCAAAAGAGAGGATTGA
- a CDS encoding GNAT family N-acetyltransferase, with protein sequence MNRANEFTEPVTVRRVSSSELEQLSEISRKTFLDSFGDLNTKENMDLYLDKAMRIDVLAQELENAQSEFYFSLLGDLICGYLKLNYGDAQTEFKGRNSVEIERIYVLKEFQGRKIGQVFVDLAIQKAKSNHAEFLWLGVWEKNIRAIDFYKRQGFHLFGEHDFYLGKEKQTDLLLKLFW encoded by the coding sequence ATGAACAGGGCAAATGAATTTACAGAACCGGTGACCGTGAGAAGAGTGAGTTCTTCAGAACTTGAGCAGCTCAGCGAAATCAGCAGAAAGACTTTCCTGGATAGCTTTGGGGATTTGAATACTAAAGAGAATATGGACCTCTATCTCGATAAAGCCATGCGTATTGACGTATTGGCTCAGGAGTTGGAAAACGCCCAATCTGAGTTTTATTTTTCTCTGCTCGGGGATTTGATTTGTGGATATTTAAAATTGAATTATGGAGATGCACAAACTGAATTTAAAGGGAGAAATTCCGTTGAAATCGAACGGATTTATGTTTTAAAGGAATTCCAGGGCAGGAAGATAGGTCAGGTATTTGTGGATTTAGCCATTCAAAAAGCAAAATCCAATCATGCAGAATTTTTATGGTTAGGGGTTTGGGAGAAGAATATCAGAGCTATTGATTTTTATAAGCGTCAAGGATTCCATCTCTTCGGCGAACATGACTTTTATTTAGGCAAGGAGAAGCAGACAGATTTGTTGTTGAAATTATTTTGGTGA
- a CDS encoding DinB family protein gives MNYSRAIAKHFRDVFFGGNWTCVNYKDVLQDVNWEQANKQIFQCNSIAVLVYHVDYYIRAQLDILSGRPLTSKDAESFKLPGIQGPQDWEDLLAGTWKNVEEWIEKVEQLPDSELNHVCVDEKYGNYYRNLHGIIEHTHYHLGQIVLIKKIISLKDERAIENSE, from the coding sequence ATGAATTATTCAAGAGCTATTGCAAAGCATTTTCGCGACGTTTTTTTTGGTGGAAACTGGACCTGTGTCAATTACAAAGATGTGCTGCAAGATGTGAATTGGGAACAAGCCAACAAGCAGATATTTCAATGCAATTCTATTGCAGTTTTGGTGTATCACGTAGACTATTACATACGTGCGCAGCTCGATATCTTAAGTGGAAGACCTTTAACATCCAAGGATGCAGAGAGTTTTAAGTTGCCCGGGATCCAAGGTCCACAGGATTGGGAAGATTTACTGGCAGGCACCTGGAAAAACGTAGAGGAGTGGATTGAAAAAGTTGAACAATTGCCCGATTCTGAGCTGAACCATGTTTGTGTCGATGAGAAGTATGGCAACTATTACCGGAATTTGCACGGTATTATCGAGCACACGCATTATCATTTGGGCCAGATCGTTTTGATTAAAAAAATAATCAGCCTGAAGGATGAACGAGCTATTGAAAATTCTGAATAG
- a CDS encoding DUF2238 domain-containing protein, producing MRFTLAISEDRTTFQKNYWLWTFLALFIILWANTLLGTTDIHNWLLENTLTFICFGLLIYTYKKYKFSDLSYLLIFLYLCLHVYGSKYTYAENPLGYWLQDLFDAERNHYDRIVHFSFGFLLAYPVREMFLVALKYPKWVAWLLPIEMTLSISGLYELIEWAVADLFFPAQGMAYLGTQGDIWDAQKDIFLAFSGALLATTIVSVLKKYLKIYGKDGQ from the coding sequence ATGCGTTTTACCCTTGCAATTTCTGAAGACAGGACTACTTTTCAGAAAAATTATTGGCTGTGGACTTTTTTGGCTTTGTTTATCATCCTTTGGGCCAATACCTTATTGGGTACAACGGATATCCATAACTGGCTGCTTGAAAATACGCTGACGTTCATCTGTTTTGGTTTGTTGATCTACACTTATAAAAAATACAAATTCAGCGATCTGAGTTACTTGCTTATTTTTTTGTACCTGTGTCTTCATGTTTATGGCTCCAAATATACCTATGCAGAAAATCCACTGGGTTATTGGCTGCAGGATCTGTTTGATGCGGAGAGGAATCACTACGACCGGATTGTCCATTTTAGTTTCGGTTTTTTACTGGCTTATCCTGTGCGCGAGATGTTTCTTGTGGCTTTAAAATATCCGAAATGGGTGGCCTGGCTATTGCCCATCGAGATGACCTTATCCATCAGTGGATTGTACGAACTCATCGAATGGGCAGTTGCAGATTTATTTTTTCCCGCGCAAGGCATGGCTTATCTTGGGACACAGGGAGATATCTGGGATGCTCAGAAAGATATTTTCCTGGCATTTTCAGGAGCTTTATTAGCGACCACGATCGTTTCCGTGTTGAAAAAATATTTAAAAATTTATGGCAAGGATGGGCAATGA
- a CDS encoding GNAT family N-acetyltransferase: MKLRPARLDEKNKIFNWLTQSDLTQEMMGVPNYPDCPVPGWEEFDQDYKDYYFEDASPSEGRCFIIQYADQEIGQINYNKVDLINGSTELDIWLCDSRYTGMGLGLEAINLLVEYLRAALLCRIFFMAPSLRNDRAIKAYQKAGFKVADEFPDDFHPDYKDAVLMVKIIE, translated from the coding sequence ATGAAGCTGAGGCCTGCAAGATTGGATGAGAAAAATAAAATTTTCAATTGGCTAACCCAGTCCGATCTGACTCAGGAGATGATGGGTGTGCCCAATTACCCCGATTGCCCTGTTCCGGGATGGGAAGAATTTGATCAGGACTACAAGGATTATTATTTTGAGGATGCAAGTCCTTCTGAGGGAAGGTGTTTTATCATTCAATATGCGGATCAGGAGATCGGACAAATCAATTACAACAAAGTGGATTTGATAAACGGTTCGACGGAACTCGACATCTGGTTATGCGACAGCAGGTATACCGGAATGGGACTGGGACTGGAAGCCATCAACTTGTTGGTTGAATATTTACGCGCCGCATTATTATGCCGGATATTTTTCATGGCTCCTTCTCTTCGAAATGATAGAGCCATCAAAGCTTATCAGAAAGCAGGTTTTAAAGTTGCGGATGAATTCCCTGATGATTTTCATCCGGATTATAAAGATGCTGTGCTTATGGTGAAGATCATTGAATAA
- a CDS encoding N-acetyltransferase gives MKSKVRKECKEDFEQVYQLYLSAFGQKNEADLVNALRISAGFIPDLSLVAEVDQSIVGHILFTRIEIRDATNQIHETLALAPMAVLPAFQKKGIGSALVRFGLLRAGELHYKSAIVLGHKHFYPRFGFVPASRWKIKAPFDVEDEVFMAMELSDAGLNGISGTVIYPQEFYDFG, from the coding sequence ATGAAAAGTAAGGTACGTAAAGAATGCAAAGAAGATTTTGAACAGGTTTATCAACTTTATCTTTCTGCCTTTGGCCAAAAGAATGAAGCCGATCTGGTCAATGCACTGCGGATTTCTGCAGGATTTATTCCCGATCTTTCGTTGGTTGCAGAAGTAGACCAATCGATCGTTGGTCATATTTTGTTTACGCGGATTGAAATCAGGGATGCGACGAACCAAATCCACGAAACGCTTGCATTGGCACCTATGGCTGTGCTACCGGCGTTTCAAAAAAAGGGAATCGGGAGTGCATTAGTCAGATTCGGTTTGCTCAGAGCCGGAGAGCTCCATTATAAATCAGCGATCGTTTTGGGCCACAAGCATTTTTACCCGCGATTTGGCTTTGTTCCGGCAAGTCGCTGGAAAATTAAAGCACCCTTTGATGTGGAAGATGAGGTTTTCATGGCGATGGAATTATCAGATGCTGGATTAAATGGCATTTCGGGAACAGTCATCTATCCGCAGGAATTTTATGATTTTGGATAA
- a CDS encoding GNAT family N-acetyltransferase produces MELHLETARFILRDIRPEDLEGFYELDSDPEVHRYLGNCPVTDKEQLSKVIESIRKQYLDHGIGRWAVIEKTSGKFIGWCGLKWVTDTLNGHQNYHDLGYRIVRSSWGKGVATECASATLEYGFHEMGLKKIYAAVHLENLASQKVLENTGFRKMNAFECDSEPHWWYQLGLEDWERTH; encoded by the coding sequence ATGGAGTTGCATTTGGAAACTGCTCGTTTTATTTTGAGGGATATCCGTCCGGAAGATCTCGAAGGATTTTATGAACTGGACTCGGATCCCGAAGTGCACCGCTATCTTGGTAATTGTCCTGTAACAGATAAAGAACAATTGTCGAAAGTCATCGAATCCATTCGAAAACAATATCTCGATCATGGCATTGGCCGCTGGGCAGTGATTGAAAAAACCTCTGGTAAATTCATAGGTTGGTGCGGATTAAAATGGGTTACGGACACACTCAACGGACATCAAAATTATCACGATCTCGGATACCGCATTGTCAGAAGCTCCTGGGGTAAGGGAGTTGCCACTGAATGTGCATCGGCCACACTTGAATACGGATTCCATGAAATGGGCCTGAAAAAAATTTACGCAGCCGTGCATCTGGAAAATCTGGCTTCGCAAAAAGTCCTGGAGAATACCGGATTTCGAAAAATGAATGCCTTTGAATGCGATTCGGAACCGCATTGGTGGTATCAATTGGGCCTGGAAGATTGGGAAAGAACCCATTAA
- a CDS encoding PD40 domain-containing protein, with the protein MKSAFMVRKIGWLMLLVSIIEKSTSQDTPKIEFANEALHGFHNLRDFAMSDKQDEIYFTIQSPMEEISQIAFMKREHGKWTAPQLLHFSDVWSDMEPFLSPDQLRLYFVSNRPLNDTSKNAKDYDIWYIERTGINAPWSHPRNLGGPVNTSDDEFYPTVSEHGHLCFTSARKQGMGKDDIYIAKWNGQFYDSPQLLDSSINSSGYEFNAFLSRKEDFIIYTKYNAPGGLGSGDLYISFRGSSDQWSAAVSLGPTVNTKSMEYCPYYDEKNGILYFTSRRSHVKPKKFKDIDDFQKTIQQSENGLSKIYKINLNLNK; encoded by the coding sequence ATGAAAAGCGCATTCATGGTTCGTAAAATAGGATGGTTAATGTTATTAGTATCCATCATCGAAAAATCCACATCGCAGGATACTCCAAAAATTGAATTTGCAAATGAAGCGCTGCATGGTTTTCACAATTTAAGAGACTTTGCTATGTCAGACAAGCAGGATGAAATTTACTTTACAATCCAATCGCCGATGGAGGAGATTTCACAAATTGCTTTTATGAAACGGGAGCACGGGAAGTGGACTGCACCGCAGTTGTTGCATTTTTCTGATGTATGGTCCGATATGGAGCCCTTTCTGTCTCCCGATCAGCTAAGGCTTTATTTTGTATCCAACAGGCCACTGAACGACACGTCAAAAAATGCAAAGGATTACGACATCTGGTACATCGAGCGAACAGGAATCAATGCACCCTGGTCCCATCCCCGTAATCTGGGTGGACCCGTCAATACAAGTGATGATGAATTTTATCCAACAGTATCTGAACATGGTCATCTGTGCTTCACATCTGCCCGGAAGCAGGGAATGGGCAAGGATGATATTTATATAGCCAAATGGAATGGTCAATTTTACGATTCGCCACAACTGCTCGACAGCAGTATCAACAGCAGCGGTTATGAGTTCAATGCGTTTCTTTCGCGAAAGGAAGATTTTATCATTTATACGAAATACAATGCCCCAGGAGGATTAGGAAGTGGAGATTTGTACATTTCGTTCAGAGGCTCTTCAGATCAATGGAGTGCGGCTGTTAGTTTAGGTCCAACTGTCAATACCAAATCCATGGAGTATTGTCCCTATTACGACGAAAAAAACGGGATCCTGTATTTTACGAGTCGTCGAAGCCATGTGAAACCTAAGAAATTTAAAGACATCGATGATTTTCAAAAAACAATTCAGCAAAGCGAAAATGGGCTCAGTAAAATCTATAAGATCAATCTGAATTTGAACAAATAA
- a CDS encoding zf-TFIIB domain-containing protein codes for MKCPTCNVNLMMTDRNGVEIDYCPDCRGVWLDRGELDKIIERTLQAESGHKTQQPQRPHDPYYDKRHDDDKHYDYKRKKKDSFLGDLFDF; via the coding sequence ATGAAATGTCCAACATGCAATGTAAATTTAATGATGACCGACCGCAATGGTGTTGAAATTGACTATTGTCCGGATTGCAGAGGCGTCTGGCTGGACCGGGGCGAACTCGACAAAATCATCGAACGGACTTTGCAAGCCGAATCGGGCCATAAAACTCAACAGCCTCAAAGGCCTCATGATCCCTATTATGATAAAAGACACGACGACGACAAACATTACGATTATAAACGAAAAAAGAAGGACTCCTTCTTAGGTGACTTATTCGACTTTTAG
- a CDS encoding PhnA domain-containing protein: MSLSPNLLTRSQQRCELCSEPAENFGTQAVPGRPDDSDDALVVVCSTCRENISNIHEADPNYFRFLTGSVWSEIPSVKVLSYNLLLKLKDQDWAQLAIDGAYLTEEELTWALAESEAQANEVVHKDAYGMVLNSGDTVFLTESLNVKGSNIMAAKGTKVAKIKLVPDNAEQIEGKIEGSTIVILTKFVRKANA, from the coding sequence ATGAGTCTTTCTCCCAATCTATTGACCAGAAGTCAGCAACGTTGTGAACTTTGCAGTGAACCTGCTGAAAATTTCGGGACTCAGGCAGTTCCCGGAAGACCGGATGATTCCGATGATGCGCTCGTTGTGGTTTGTTCCACATGCCGGGAAAACATAAGTAACATCCATGAAGCGGATCCCAACTATTTTCGGTTTTTAACCGGTAGTGTATGGAGTGAAATTCCTTCCGTCAAAGTGCTTTCATATAATTTATTGCTGAAATTAAAGGACCAGGATTGGGCGCAATTGGCCATTGATGGTGCTTATCTTACTGAAGAGGAATTAACCTGGGCGCTTGCAGAAAGCGAAGCTCAGGCGAACGAAGTGGTGCATAAGGATGCATATGGAATGGTATTAAACAGTGGCGATACCGTTTTCCTGACAGAAAGTTTAAACGTAAAAGGTTCAAATATTATGGCTGCAAAGGGAACCAAAGTAGCCAAGATCAAGCTGGTACCCGATAATGCAGAACAAATTGAAGGTAAAATCGAAGGAAGTACCATAGTCATTCTGACGAAATTCGTTCGCAAGGCAAATGCCTGA
- a CDS encoding GNAT family N-acetyltransferase, translating to MEFHEKENAQDTAEVVLETQRLLLRRLTFSDAPFLIELLNSPGWLQYIGDKNVKTEEQAIGYLQNGPLKSYAEHGFGLYLVVRKESQVSIGICGLLKRETLDWPDLGFAFLSEFQGLGFAFESAVAVVQFGMQQLHMHEMAAITKPDNLSSKRLLEKLGFQREGSIAMHGTPDPLLLYKISAVNTI from the coding sequence TTGGAATTCCATGAAAAAGAAAATGCCCAGGACACAGCCGAAGTAGTTCTGGAAACTCAGCGCCTGCTGCTCAGACGGCTTACATTTTCGGATGCTCCATTTCTGATTGAATTGCTCAACAGTCCCGGATGGCTTCAATACATCGGCGATAAAAATGTAAAAACAGAGGAGCAGGCAATAGGGTATCTTCAAAATGGTCCACTCAAAAGTTATGCGGAACATGGTTTTGGTTTGTATTTGGTCGTGCGTAAGGAGTCTCAGGTTTCTATAGGAATCTGTGGTCTACTGAAGAGGGAAACGCTGGATTGGCCGGATCTCGGCTTTGCATTTTTATCGGAATTTCAGGGTTTAGGATTTGCTTTTGAAAGTGCTGTAGCCGTGGTTCAATTTGGAATGCAGCAATTGCATATGCATGAAATGGCAGCCATCACCAAGCCGGATAACCTCAGTTCAAAACGCTTGTTGGAAAAATTGGGTTTTCAACGCGAAGGTTCGATTGCCATGCATGGAACTCCTGATCCATTGCTCTTGTATAAAATTTCAGCGGTCAACACAATTTAG